A region of the Pseudomonadota bacterium genome:
CAGTTGAAGTAAGTAGATTTTTAAGAAGACCGAAAACTTCTTCAATATCCTTGCTGAGAAATTTTCCGGAGAGCCCAAAGGTATTTTTCCCGTTGAATGCAGATACATTACCGGCAAGGAAGTCAATCTCTTGTGCAATTTTTGTTGCATCCTTGTCTTTTGTGCCTTTTAACAACATTTTGGAGAGGACATTAAATATGCCGTTCTTTCCAGCAGCTTCTTCTTTTACTCCCCCGATAAAACCGACCCGGAAGGCAAAGGTCGGCGATGCCTCTTCCTTATTTACGACGCATTTTAACCCGTTTTTTAACTGAAATGTATATGGGTTGGATGGACTTTTCGGCAGCAATGCAACAAGGGCTTTATATTTCCCCGTAACATACTTGTCCATCACCTTTATTATATCATCTCTGCTAACCCGATCTACTCTTGCCAGAAAATTGTCAACGAAGTACGGATCGCCTGTTAAAGTCTGAAAATTACCTATCTGCCTTGCCTTTCCCTGAACTGTCTCTGTTGAGTAAACATACGATGCTTTAATCATGTTTTTCGCTTTTTGTATTTCCAATGGCGTCGGTCCTTCTTTGCGCAACCTTGAAACCTCTTTTTCTATCTCTACGGCTATCAAGCGATAATCTTTGCCTTTAAAGGTTGCATAAAAAACAAACAGCCCTTCTTCTTTGGGGGTGAACAGGTAGGTAGAGCTATCGGTAACAATCCCTTTTTTGTTTTTTAGTTGTTTCTGAAGACGGGAGCTCTCGCCTTCACCAAGAATTGTCCCCAAAACCTCCAGCGCCGGCAGGTCTTCATGTGTTATAGAGGGAATATTGTACGAAAAGGCAAGATAGCTCTCCCTTATATTTTTTTCAATGAGCTTTTCCCTGTTTCCAGCTCCTCCATCGCTTTTTATATTCTCAAAGGTTGCTTTATTTTTACCGCCCTCTCCTGCAATATGTTTTTTTATCATTTCGCCGGCCTTTGTCTCTTCAAAATCACCGGTTATGACAATTACCATATTGTCAGGCACATAATGTGTTTTAAAATATTGCCGTATATCATCCCTGCTTATGTCTTTAACAGTGCCTTCGTATCCTATAATCGGCCTTCCGTAAGGGTTGCCCTCATAGCTCAGGGAAAATAACTCTTTAAAAAGCTTTCGCTGGGGGTCGTCCTCTCCCATTTTGATCTCTTCCAGGATAACCTTTTTTTCTTTTGCAAGCTCCTCTTCCGGAAAGGCAGGGTTCTCCACAGCATCGATAAGTATCGCAAAACCTTCTTCAAAAGCATTTTTGGGTACCACGATATGATAGACAGTGTTGTCGTGAGAAGTGAATGCATTTATATTGCCGCCCAGCGATTCTATTCTGGAGGCCATCTCGTTGGACTTAACCTTCTCAGTGCCTTTAAATATAAGGTGTTCAATGAAATGGGTGATACCTGCATTTTTTTGTTCTTCATATCTGCTGCCGGTTTTCACCCAGATCTGAACTGCTACGACACCCGTACCCTTACGCTGTTCAAGGATGTATTGCAACCCGTTATCTAAAGAAAATATATTCATAGAATGTACCGCCCTGCTAAAGAGTAGTATACAAAAGATGCACGCAAAGAGGACGGCCTTTCGCAAAATAAAAAAAGGCCCTTAAAGGGCCTTTCTCCCTTCGCTGAAGGCTTTGATATTAAGCTCATGGAGCTTTTCTTTCAGTAACCCCTTAATTGCCTTTACCCACGCCGCTTCTTTTATTTCAGGAAAGAAATTAGAGAAGGCGCCGATAAGTACCACATTTGCAGCCTGTACATTCCCAAGTTTGCCTGCAATCTCCTGCCCATTTATTACTTGAACATTCTCTTTAAAGTATTTTTTAAACACTTCCTCGACACCATCAGGATACTTTGCCACTCCAAGATTTACCGCCGGTGGAAAAACCTCCTGCTTATTGATTATTATTTTTCCGTCCTCCTTAACCCAGTTTATATATCTGAGCGCCTCAAGGAGTTCGAAGGAGAGAAGGAAATCCACATCCCCATACTTGATAAGAGGTGAATACACCTTTTTCCCGAATCTGAAATGGGTTGTAACGTCTCCGCCCCGTTGTGCCATCCCGTGGACTTCGCTCTTCTTTACATCGTAGCCGGCGTTAAGAAAAACCTCGGTCAGAATATTACTCGCGAGGATCGTGCCTTGACCGCCGACACCTGAAAGAAATATATTAGTTACTTTATCGTTATTTTTCATCATCCACCCCCTCACCTTTTACCAGGAACAATGGCTTTGTATTTACAAATTTGAGTACAGATGTCACATCCTATACAGACTCCCTTATCGATATACACAGTTCCTTT
Encoded here:
- a CDS encoding pitrilysin family protein; translated protein: MNIFSLDNGLQYILEQRKGTGVVAVQIWVKTGSRYEEQKNAGITHFIEHLIFKGTEKVKSNEMASRIESLGGNINAFTSHDNTVYHIVVPKNAFEEGFAILIDAVENPAFPEEELAKEKKVILEEIKMGEDDPQRKLFKELFSLSYEGNPYGRPIIGYEGTVKDISRDDIRQYFKTHYVPDNMVIVITGDFEETKAGEMIKKHIAGEGGKNKATFENIKSDGGAGNREKLIEKNIRESYLAFSYNIPSITHEDLPALEVLGTILGEGESSRLQKQLKNKKGIVTDSSTYLFTPKEEGLFVFYATFKGKDYRLIAVEIEKEVSRLRKEGPTPLEIQKAKNMIKASYVYSTETVQGKARQIGNFQTLTGDPYFVDNFLARVDRVSRDDIIKVMDKYVTGKYKALVALLPKSPSNPYTFQLKNGLKCVVNKEEASPTFAFRVGFIGGVKEEAAGKNGIFNVLSKMLLKGTKDKDATKIAQEIDFLAGNVSAFNGKNTFGLSGKFLSKDIEEVFGLLKNLLTSTDLKKEELKKVKEDVFSEIRQRDDDPVGYTFMRFNEILYKGHPYSKDPVGVESDVGSIKLNELEGVYNKFITPSNAVLAISGDVDEKKVEDLFRKMFSDWSGEVGILQNKPVTAVHKSIQHIDKEIMQTHLIFGFLGPGIGNEDRYAIEVMDSILSGMGGRIQKILREEKPYAYALTFFNQMAYEVGGMGIYIGTDKKLTEEVRKIVNIEIERIVSEGFTEKEVEDAKKYLIGTHYIRMQANSAKATSMCLDTIYGLGPGYFKAWPKHIEAIKKEDVDRVAKKYLSLDRMVDIAVGGRL
- a CDS encoding indolepyruvate oxidoreductase subunit beta, which encodes MMKNNDKVTNIFLSGVGGQGTILASNILTEVFLNAGYDVKKSEVHGMAQRGGDVTTHFRFGKKVYSPLIKYGDVDFLLSFELLEALRYINWVKEDGKIIINKQEVFPPAVNLGVAKYPDGVEEVFKKYFKENVQVINGQEIAGKLGNVQAANVVLIGAFSNFFPEIKEAAWVKAIKGLLKEKLHELNIKAFSEGRKAL